The proteins below come from a single Harpia harpyja isolate bHarHar1 chromosome 2, bHarHar1 primary haplotype, whole genome shotgun sequence genomic window:
- the SEC31A gene encoding protein transport protein Sec31A isoform X3, with amino-acid sequence MKLKEIDRTAMQAWSPAQQHPIYLATGTSAQQLDATFSTSASLEIFELDLSDPSLDMKSCATFSSTHRYHKLIWGPHSMTSGERVSGVLIAGGENGNVILYDPAKIIAGDTEVIIAQKDKHTGPVRALDVNMFQTNLVASGANESEIYIWDLNNFATPMTPGVKTQPLEDISCIAWNRQVQHILASASPSGRATVWDLRKNEPIIKVSDHNNRMHCSGLAWHPDVATQMVLASEDDRLPVIQMWDLRFASSPLRVLESHTRGILAIAWSMADSELLLSCGKDAKILCSNPNTGEVLYELPTNTQWCFDIQWCPRNPAVLSAASFDGRISVYSILGGSTDGLRQKQVDQLSLSFGNLDPFGMGQPLPPLQLPQQTAPQSVILPLKKPPKWIRRPVGASFSFGGKLVTFENAKSQQQPGIEQQQRHHVYLSQVVTEKEFLARSNQLQEAVQSEGFVSYCQKKIDMAQADFEKNVWAFLKVNFEEDSRVKYLELLGYRKGDLRKKITSALNKEGLADGDFGERVNDHKQETEDLGSAKKTFNISVSGDVDGLITQALLTGNFESAVDLCLHDNRMADAIILAIAGGQELLSRTQEKYFAKMQSKITRLITAVVTKNWEEIVQSCDLQNWREALAAVLTYARPDEFAALCDLLGNRLESEGDSLLQTQACLCYICAGNVEKLVACWTKAQDGNSPLSLQDLIEKVVILRKAVQLTQAVDPNAVGALLAEKMSQYANLLAAQGSIAAALTFLPANTNQPNIMLLRDRLCRAQGELPVGQEALKAPYERQPMPKGQAAPVAGQMQGPQAPAQQYYQQVRIAPTVTTWSNKTPTALPSHLPAGCPSDTQGDNPPAPGFIMPGAVNPNMPLQQATSSNYSMYSQAGARPTYPQTYQATQQYSCGTGGPALYQPQQPIAVPSYPNPAPNTTTPYLPSASAHSVPSPLYPGQPQPSPTSLNPISSFPLPPSAASFQHGRPGPPATSVAYALPAGPTGTLPATSELPASQRTGPQNGWNDPPALNRAAKKKKVPDNFLPPVPITSPIMNPLADPQSQMQQPPAPAPPTVAPSFQPPHLPAGQLVLQGGYPPASQPLGPCIMPPAVSKPSTEGAPGAPIGNAIQHVQALPTEKITKKPIPEEHLILKTTFEALIQRCLLSASDPQTKRKLDDANKRLEFLYDKLREQTLSPTIISGLHNIVKSIETHNYQEGLNIHTHIVSTSNFSETSAFMPVLKVVLTQANKLGV; translated from the exons atgaagCTGAAGGAAATTGATCGTACTGCCATGCAGGCATGgagccctgcccagcagcaccccatTTACCTAGCCACAG GTACATCAGCTCAGCAGCTGGATGCCACCTTCAGTACAAGTGCTTCTCTAGAAATATTTGAGTTGGACTTATCAGACCCTTCGCTGGACATGAAGTCCTGCGCCACCTTCTCCTCCACTCACAG GTACCACAAGCTGATCTGGGGGCCACACAGCATGACCTCGGGTGAGAGAGTCTCGGGAGTCCTGATTGCCGGTGGTGAAAACGGAAATGTCATTCTGTACGACCCAGCCAAAATCATAGCTGGAGACACTGAAGTAATAATTGCCCAGAAAGACAAGCACACGGGACCAGTAAGAGCACTTGATGTCAACATGTTCCAG ACTAATCTGGTGGCCTCTGGTGCTAATGAGTCTGAAATCTATATCTGGGACTTGAACAATTTTGCCACGCCAATGACACCAGGAGTGAAGACACAG CCTCTTGAGGACATCAGCTGCATTGCATGGAACAGGCAAGTCCAGCATATCCTGGCATCTGCCAGCCCTAGCGGCCGAGCTACTGTGTGGGATCTCAGGAAGAATGAACCCATCATCAAAGTCAGTGACCACAATAACCGG ATGCACTGCTCAGGCCTGGCGTGGCACCCTGATGTTGCTACCCAGATGGTTTTGGCCTCAGAGGATGACAGGCTGCCTGTGATTCAGATGTGGGACCTAAGATTTGCCTCCTCGCCACTTCGTGTTCTAGAAAGCCATACAAG GGGTATATTGGCCATTGCCTGGAGTATGGCGGATTCGGAGCTGCTACTTAGCTGTGGGAAGGATGCTAAAATTCTCTGCTCCAACCCTAACACGGGCGAG GTGCTGTATGAGTTGCCCACAAACACACAATGGTGCTTTGACATCCAGTGGTGTCCCAGGAACCCCGCTGTCTTGTCTGCGGCTTCATTTGACGGGCGGATCAGCGTTTACTCCATCTTGGGAGGTAGCACGGATGGCTTGAGGCAGAAGCAAGTTGACCAG CTTTCATTGTCTTTTGGGAACCTCGATCCATTTGGTATGGGACAGCCACTCCCACccctgcagcttccccagcaAACCGCCCCACAGAGTGTCATTTTGCCCCTAAAGAAACCACCCAAATGGATCCGACGACCTGTGGGAGCATCGTTCTCG TTTGGAGGCAAGCTGGTTACATTTGAGAATGCCAagtctcagcagcagccaggcatTGAGCAGCAGCAGCGTCACCATGTCTACCTGAGCCAGGTTGTTACAGAGAAGGAATTCCTGGCCCGCTCGAACCagctgcaagaggctgtgcagtctgAAGGCTTTGTCAGCTACTGCCAGAAGAAAATTGACATGGCCCAGGCTGACTTTGAGAAAAACGTGTGGGCCTTCTTAAAG GTGAACTTTGAAGAAGATTCACGTGTTAAATACCTTGAGCTCTTGGGATACAGGAAGGGGGATCTGAGGAAGAAG ATTACATCCGCTCTGAATAAAGAGGGTCTTGCAGATGGTGACTTTGGAGAG aGAGTGAATGACCATAAACAAGAAACTGAAGATTTGGGATCTGCAAAGAAGACATTTAACATCTCTGTTAGTGGAG ATGTGGACGGTTTGATTACCCAGGCTTTGCTGACGGGTAACTTTGAGAGCGCAGTAGATCTCTGCTTGCACGATAACCGCATGGCTGACGCCATTATCTTGGCCATCGCAGGCGGACAAGAGCTGCTTTCTAGGACACAGGAAAAGTACTTTGCTAAGATGCAGAGCAAAATTACCAGG CTTATCACTGCAGTGGTAACAAAGAACTGGGAAGAGATTGTGCAGTCTTGTGATCTGCAGAATTGGAGAGAGGCTTTGGCTGCTGTGCTCACTTATGCCAGGCCAGATGAGTTTGCAGCCCTTTGCG ATCTCCTGGGTAACAGGCTGGAGAGCGAGGGGGACAGCCTTCTGCAGACACAGGCTTGTCTCTGTTACATTTGTGCTGGCAACGTGGAAAAACTCGTTGCTTGTTGGACCAAAGCTCAGGATGGAAACAGCCCCTTATCCCTTCAG GATTTAATAGAGAAAGTTGTAATCCTGCGCAAAGCCGTGCAGCTCACCCAGGCTGTGGACCCTAATGCTGTGGGGGCCCTTTTGGCCGAGAAGATGAGCCAGTACGCCAACCTCCTGGCTGCCCAGGGCAGCATTGCTGCAGCTTTGACCTTCCTCCCTGCAAACACCAACCAG CCAAACATCATGCTGTTACGGGACAGGCTTTGCAGAGCCCAAGGGGAGCTCCCAGTGGGACAGGAGGCCCTCAAGGCACCATATGAGAGACAGCCCATGCCCAAAGGACAAGCTGCCCCTGTGGCTGGACAGATGCAAGGGCCCCAGGCTCCAGCCCAGCAGTATTACCAACAG GTTAGAATTGCCCCTACTGTCACTACCTGGAGTAACAAAACTCCTACTGCCCTTCCCAGCCATCTTCCTGCAGGCTGTCCCTCTGACACACAG GGAGACaacccacctgctccagggtTTATCATGCCAGGTGCTGTTAACCCCAACATGCCACTGCAGCAAGCCACATCTTCCAATTACAGCATGTACTCGCAAGCAGGGGCCCGGCCAACGTACCCGCAGA CATATCAGGCCACACAGCAGTACTCTTGTGGAACAGGGGGACCAGCTCTCTACCAGCCTCAGCAGCCTATCGCTGTCCCTTCTTACCCAAACCCTGCCCCTAACACCACGACTCCCTACCTGCCCTCTGCCTCTGCCCATTCTGTGCCCTCCCCGCTCTACCCTGGGCAGCCTCAACCCTCCCCAACAAGCCTGAATCccatctcttccttccctcttcctccttctgctgCATCCTTTCAGCATGGCAGGCCAGGACCTCCAGCAACTTCTGTGGCCTATGCATTACCTGCTGGACCAACAGGTACTCTGCCTGCAACCAGTGAACTTCCTGCATCCCAGAGAACAG GGCCTCAGAATGGCTGGAATGACCCTCCCGCCCTGAACAGAGCTGCCAAGAAGAAGAAG gtccCTGATAACTTCCTGCCCCCAGTTCCCATCACCTCCCCCATCATGAACCCGCTGGCAGATCCACAGTCTCAGATGCAGCAGCCTCCGGCTCCAGCACCACCCACAGTTGCACCCAGCTTCCAGCCTCCGCACCTCCCTGCAGGACAGCTGGTGCTACAGGGTGGCTACCCACCTGCTTCCCAGCCCCTGGGGCCATGCATCATGCCACCTGCTGTTTCCAAACCCAGCACAGAGGGGGCCCCTGGGGCCCCAATTGGCAATGCCATCCAG CATGTGCAGGCACTGCCAACAGAGAAGATTACAAAGAAGCCCATCCCTGAGGAGCACCTTATTCTGAAGACTACGTTTGAAGCTCTTATCCAGAGGTGCCTGCTGTCTGCCTCTGATCCG caaacCAAGAGGAAACTAGATGATGCAAATAAACGCCTGGAATTTCTATATGACAAACTTAGGGAACAGACA CTCTCTCCAACCATCATTAGCGGTTTGCACAACATTGTGAAGAGCATTGAAACACACAACTATCAGGAGGGACTGAACATCCACACGCACATAGTCAGCACCAGCAACTTCAGCGAGACCTCTGCTTTCATGCCCGTTCTGAAAGTTGTCCTCACCCAGGCCAATAAGCTGGGTGTTTGA
- the SEC31A gene encoding protein transport protein Sec31A isoform X6, giving the protein MKLKEIDRTAMQAWSPAQQHPIYLATGTSAQQLDATFSTSASLEIFELDLSDPSLDMKSCATFSSTHRYHKLIWGPHSMTSGERVSGVLIAGGENGNVILYDPAKIIAGDTEVIIAQKDKHTGPVRALDVNMFQTNLVASGANESEIYIWDLNNFATPMTPGVKTQPLEDISCIAWNRQVQHILASASPSGRATVWDLRKNEPIIKVSDHNNRMHCSGLAWHPDVATQMVLASEDDRLPVIQMWDLRFASSPLRVLESHTRGILAIAWSMADSELLLSCGKDAKILCSNPNTGEVLYELPTNTQWCFDIQWCPRNPAVLSAASFDGRISVYSILGGSTDGLRQKQVDQLSLSFGNLDPFGMGQPLPPLQLPQQTAPQSVILPLKKPPKWIRRPVGASFSFGGKLVTFENAKSQQQPGIEQQQRHHVYLSQVVTEKEFLARSNQLQEAVQSEGFVSYCQKKIDMAQADFEKNVWAFLKVNFEEDSRVKYLELLGYRKGDLRKKITSALNKEGLADGDFGERVNDHKQETEDLGSAKKTFNISVSGDVDGLITQALLTGNFESAVDLCLHDNRMADAIILAIAGGQELLSRTQEKYFAKMQSKITRLITAVVTKNWEEIVQSCDLQNWREALAAVLTYARPDEFAALCDLLGNRLESEGDSLLQTQACLCYICAGNVEKLVACWTKAQDGNSPLSLQDLIEKVVILRKAVQLTQAVDPNAVGALLAEKMSQYANLLAAQGSIAAALTFLPANTNQPNIMLLRDRLCRAQGELPVGQEALKAPYERQPMPKGQAAPVAGQMQGPQAPAQQYYQQGDNPPAPGFIMPGAVNPNMPLQQATSSNYSMYSQAGARPTYPQTYQATQQYSCGTGGPALYQPQQPIAVPSYPNPAPNTTTPYLPSASAHSVPSPLYPGQPQPSPTSLNPISSFPLPPSAASFQHGRPGPPATSVAYALPAGPTGTLPATSELPASQRTGPQNGWNDPPALNRAAKKKKVPDNFLPPVPITSPIMNPLADPQSQMQQPPAPAPPTVAPSFQPPHLPAGQLVLQGGYPPASQPLGPCIMPPAVSKPSTEGAPGAPIGNAIQHVQALPTEKITKKPIPEEHLILKTTFEALIQRCLLSASDPQTKRKLDDANKRLEFLYDKLREQTLSPTIISGLHNIVKSIETHNYQEGLNIHTHIVSTSNFSETSAFMPVLKVVLTQANKLGV; this is encoded by the exons atgaagCTGAAGGAAATTGATCGTACTGCCATGCAGGCATGgagccctgcccagcagcaccccatTTACCTAGCCACAG GTACATCAGCTCAGCAGCTGGATGCCACCTTCAGTACAAGTGCTTCTCTAGAAATATTTGAGTTGGACTTATCAGACCCTTCGCTGGACATGAAGTCCTGCGCCACCTTCTCCTCCACTCACAG GTACCACAAGCTGATCTGGGGGCCACACAGCATGACCTCGGGTGAGAGAGTCTCGGGAGTCCTGATTGCCGGTGGTGAAAACGGAAATGTCATTCTGTACGACCCAGCCAAAATCATAGCTGGAGACACTGAAGTAATAATTGCCCAGAAAGACAAGCACACGGGACCAGTAAGAGCACTTGATGTCAACATGTTCCAG ACTAATCTGGTGGCCTCTGGTGCTAATGAGTCTGAAATCTATATCTGGGACTTGAACAATTTTGCCACGCCAATGACACCAGGAGTGAAGACACAG CCTCTTGAGGACATCAGCTGCATTGCATGGAACAGGCAAGTCCAGCATATCCTGGCATCTGCCAGCCCTAGCGGCCGAGCTACTGTGTGGGATCTCAGGAAGAATGAACCCATCATCAAAGTCAGTGACCACAATAACCGG ATGCACTGCTCAGGCCTGGCGTGGCACCCTGATGTTGCTACCCAGATGGTTTTGGCCTCAGAGGATGACAGGCTGCCTGTGATTCAGATGTGGGACCTAAGATTTGCCTCCTCGCCACTTCGTGTTCTAGAAAGCCATACAAG GGGTATATTGGCCATTGCCTGGAGTATGGCGGATTCGGAGCTGCTACTTAGCTGTGGGAAGGATGCTAAAATTCTCTGCTCCAACCCTAACACGGGCGAG GTGCTGTATGAGTTGCCCACAAACACACAATGGTGCTTTGACATCCAGTGGTGTCCCAGGAACCCCGCTGTCTTGTCTGCGGCTTCATTTGACGGGCGGATCAGCGTTTACTCCATCTTGGGAGGTAGCACGGATGGCTTGAGGCAGAAGCAAGTTGACCAG CTTTCATTGTCTTTTGGGAACCTCGATCCATTTGGTATGGGACAGCCACTCCCACccctgcagcttccccagcaAACCGCCCCACAGAGTGTCATTTTGCCCCTAAAGAAACCACCCAAATGGATCCGACGACCTGTGGGAGCATCGTTCTCG TTTGGAGGCAAGCTGGTTACATTTGAGAATGCCAagtctcagcagcagccaggcatTGAGCAGCAGCAGCGTCACCATGTCTACCTGAGCCAGGTTGTTACAGAGAAGGAATTCCTGGCCCGCTCGAACCagctgcaagaggctgtgcagtctgAAGGCTTTGTCAGCTACTGCCAGAAGAAAATTGACATGGCCCAGGCTGACTTTGAGAAAAACGTGTGGGCCTTCTTAAAG GTGAACTTTGAAGAAGATTCACGTGTTAAATACCTTGAGCTCTTGGGATACAGGAAGGGGGATCTGAGGAAGAAG ATTACATCCGCTCTGAATAAAGAGGGTCTTGCAGATGGTGACTTTGGAGAG aGAGTGAATGACCATAAACAAGAAACTGAAGATTTGGGATCTGCAAAGAAGACATTTAACATCTCTGTTAGTGGAG ATGTGGACGGTTTGATTACCCAGGCTTTGCTGACGGGTAACTTTGAGAGCGCAGTAGATCTCTGCTTGCACGATAACCGCATGGCTGACGCCATTATCTTGGCCATCGCAGGCGGACAAGAGCTGCTTTCTAGGACACAGGAAAAGTACTTTGCTAAGATGCAGAGCAAAATTACCAGG CTTATCACTGCAGTGGTAACAAAGAACTGGGAAGAGATTGTGCAGTCTTGTGATCTGCAGAATTGGAGAGAGGCTTTGGCTGCTGTGCTCACTTATGCCAGGCCAGATGAGTTTGCAGCCCTTTGCG ATCTCCTGGGTAACAGGCTGGAGAGCGAGGGGGACAGCCTTCTGCAGACACAGGCTTGTCTCTGTTACATTTGTGCTGGCAACGTGGAAAAACTCGTTGCTTGTTGGACCAAAGCTCAGGATGGAAACAGCCCCTTATCCCTTCAG GATTTAATAGAGAAAGTTGTAATCCTGCGCAAAGCCGTGCAGCTCACCCAGGCTGTGGACCCTAATGCTGTGGGGGCCCTTTTGGCCGAGAAGATGAGCCAGTACGCCAACCTCCTGGCTGCCCAGGGCAGCATTGCTGCAGCTTTGACCTTCCTCCCTGCAAACACCAACCAG CCAAACATCATGCTGTTACGGGACAGGCTTTGCAGAGCCCAAGGGGAGCTCCCAGTGGGACAGGAGGCCCTCAAGGCACCATATGAGAGACAGCCCATGCCCAAAGGACAAGCTGCCCCTGTGGCTGGACAGATGCAAGGGCCCCAGGCTCCAGCCCAGCAGTATTACCAACAG GGAGACaacccacctgctccagggtTTATCATGCCAGGTGCTGTTAACCCCAACATGCCACTGCAGCAAGCCACATCTTCCAATTACAGCATGTACTCGCAAGCAGGGGCCCGGCCAACGTACCCGCAGA CATATCAGGCCACACAGCAGTACTCTTGTGGAACAGGGGGACCAGCTCTCTACCAGCCTCAGCAGCCTATCGCTGTCCCTTCTTACCCAAACCCTGCCCCTAACACCACGACTCCCTACCTGCCCTCTGCCTCTGCCCATTCTGTGCCCTCCCCGCTCTACCCTGGGCAGCCTCAACCCTCCCCAACAAGCCTGAATCccatctcttccttccctcttcctccttctgctgCATCCTTTCAGCATGGCAGGCCAGGACCTCCAGCAACTTCTGTGGCCTATGCATTACCTGCTGGACCAACAGGTACTCTGCCTGCAACCAGTGAACTTCCTGCATCCCAGAGAACAG GGCCTCAGAATGGCTGGAATGACCCTCCCGCCCTGAACAGAGCTGCCAAGAAGAAGAAG gtccCTGATAACTTCCTGCCCCCAGTTCCCATCACCTCCCCCATCATGAACCCGCTGGCAGATCCACAGTCTCAGATGCAGCAGCCTCCGGCTCCAGCACCACCCACAGTTGCACCCAGCTTCCAGCCTCCGCACCTCCCTGCAGGACAGCTGGTGCTACAGGGTGGCTACCCACCTGCTTCCCAGCCCCTGGGGCCATGCATCATGCCACCTGCTGTTTCCAAACCCAGCACAGAGGGGGCCCCTGGGGCCCCAATTGGCAATGCCATCCAG CATGTGCAGGCACTGCCAACAGAGAAGATTACAAAGAAGCCCATCCCTGAGGAGCACCTTATTCTGAAGACTACGTTTGAAGCTCTTATCCAGAGGTGCCTGCTGTCTGCCTCTGATCCG caaacCAAGAGGAAACTAGATGATGCAAATAAACGCCTGGAATTTCTATATGACAAACTTAGGGAACAGACA CTCTCTCCAACCATCATTAGCGGTTTGCACAACATTGTGAAGAGCATTGAAACACACAACTATCAGGAGGGACTGAACATCCACACGCACATAGTCAGCACCAGCAACTTCAGCGAGACCTCTGCTTTCATGCCCGTTCTGAAAGTTGTCCTCACCCAGGCCAATAAGCTGGGTGTTTGA
- the SEC31A gene encoding protein transport protein Sec31A isoform X7 translates to MKLKEIDRTAMQAWSPAQQHPIYLATGTSAQQLDATFSTSASLEIFELDLSDPSLDMKSCATFSSTHRYHKLIWGPHSMTSGERVSGVLIAGGENGNVILYDPAKIIAGDTEVIIAQKDKHTGPVRALDVNMFQTNLVASGANESEIYIWDLNNFATPMTPGVKTQPLEDISCIAWNRQVQHILASASPSGRATVWDLRKNEPIIKVSDHNNRMHCSGLAWHPDVATQMVLASEDDRLPVIQMWDLRFASSPLRVLESHTRGILAIAWSMADSELLLSCGKDAKILCSNPNTGEVLYELPTNTQWCFDIQWCPRNPAVLSAASFDGRISVYSILGGSTDGLRQKQVDQLSLSFGNLDPFGMGQPLPPLQLPQQTAPQSVILPLKKPPKWIRRPVGASFSFGGKLVTFENAKSQQQPGIEQQQRHHVYLSQVVTEKEFLARSNQLQEAVQSEGFVSYCQKKIDMAQADFEKNVWAFLKVNFEEDSRVKYLELLGYRKGDLRKKITSALNKEGLADGDFGERVNDHKQETEDLGSAKKTFNISVSGDVDGLITQALLTGNFESAVDLCLHDNRMADAIILAIAGGQELLSRTQEKYFAKMQSKITRLITAVVTKNWEEIVQSCDLQNWREALAAVLTYARPDEFAALCDLLGNRLESEGDSLLQTQACLCYICAGNVEKLVACWTKAQDGNSPLSLQDLIEKVVILRKAVQLTQAVDPNAVGALLAEKMSQYANLLAAQGSIAAALTFLPANTNQPNIMLLRDRLCRAQGELPVGQEALKAPYERQPMPKGQAAPVAGQMQGPQAPAQQYYQQGDNPPAPGFIMPGAVNPNMPLQQATSSNYSMYSQAGARPTYPQTYQATQQYSCGTGGPALYQPQQPIAVPSYPNPAPNTTTPYLPSASAHSVPSPLYPGQPQPSPTSLNPISSFPLPPSAASFQHGRPGPPATSVAYALPAGPTGPQNGWNDPPALNRAAKKKKVPDNFLPPVPITSPIMNPLADPQSQMQQPPAPAPPTVAPSFQPPHLPAGQLVLQGGYPPASQPLGPCIMPPAVSKPSTEGAPGAPIGNAIQHVQALPTEKITKKPIPEEHLILKTTFEALIQRCLLSASDPQTKRKLDDANKRLEFLYDKLREQTLSPTIISGLHNIVKSIETHNYQEGLNIHTHIVSTSNFSETSAFMPVLKVVLTQANKLGV, encoded by the exons atgaagCTGAAGGAAATTGATCGTACTGCCATGCAGGCATGgagccctgcccagcagcaccccatTTACCTAGCCACAG GTACATCAGCTCAGCAGCTGGATGCCACCTTCAGTACAAGTGCTTCTCTAGAAATATTTGAGTTGGACTTATCAGACCCTTCGCTGGACATGAAGTCCTGCGCCACCTTCTCCTCCACTCACAG GTACCACAAGCTGATCTGGGGGCCACACAGCATGACCTCGGGTGAGAGAGTCTCGGGAGTCCTGATTGCCGGTGGTGAAAACGGAAATGTCATTCTGTACGACCCAGCCAAAATCATAGCTGGAGACACTGAAGTAATAATTGCCCAGAAAGACAAGCACACGGGACCAGTAAGAGCACTTGATGTCAACATGTTCCAG ACTAATCTGGTGGCCTCTGGTGCTAATGAGTCTGAAATCTATATCTGGGACTTGAACAATTTTGCCACGCCAATGACACCAGGAGTGAAGACACAG CCTCTTGAGGACATCAGCTGCATTGCATGGAACAGGCAAGTCCAGCATATCCTGGCATCTGCCAGCCCTAGCGGCCGAGCTACTGTGTGGGATCTCAGGAAGAATGAACCCATCATCAAAGTCAGTGACCACAATAACCGG ATGCACTGCTCAGGCCTGGCGTGGCACCCTGATGTTGCTACCCAGATGGTTTTGGCCTCAGAGGATGACAGGCTGCCTGTGATTCAGATGTGGGACCTAAGATTTGCCTCCTCGCCACTTCGTGTTCTAGAAAGCCATACAAG GGGTATATTGGCCATTGCCTGGAGTATGGCGGATTCGGAGCTGCTACTTAGCTGTGGGAAGGATGCTAAAATTCTCTGCTCCAACCCTAACACGGGCGAG GTGCTGTATGAGTTGCCCACAAACACACAATGGTGCTTTGACATCCAGTGGTGTCCCAGGAACCCCGCTGTCTTGTCTGCGGCTTCATTTGACGGGCGGATCAGCGTTTACTCCATCTTGGGAGGTAGCACGGATGGCTTGAGGCAGAAGCAAGTTGACCAG CTTTCATTGTCTTTTGGGAACCTCGATCCATTTGGTATGGGACAGCCACTCCCACccctgcagcttccccagcaAACCGCCCCACAGAGTGTCATTTTGCCCCTAAAGAAACCACCCAAATGGATCCGACGACCTGTGGGAGCATCGTTCTCG TTTGGAGGCAAGCTGGTTACATTTGAGAATGCCAagtctcagcagcagccaggcatTGAGCAGCAGCAGCGTCACCATGTCTACCTGAGCCAGGTTGTTACAGAGAAGGAATTCCTGGCCCGCTCGAACCagctgcaagaggctgtgcagtctgAAGGCTTTGTCAGCTACTGCCAGAAGAAAATTGACATGGCCCAGGCTGACTTTGAGAAAAACGTGTGGGCCTTCTTAAAG GTGAACTTTGAAGAAGATTCACGTGTTAAATACCTTGAGCTCTTGGGATACAGGAAGGGGGATCTGAGGAAGAAG ATTACATCCGCTCTGAATAAAGAGGGTCTTGCAGATGGTGACTTTGGAGAG aGAGTGAATGACCATAAACAAGAAACTGAAGATTTGGGATCTGCAAAGAAGACATTTAACATCTCTGTTAGTGGAG ATGTGGACGGTTTGATTACCCAGGCTTTGCTGACGGGTAACTTTGAGAGCGCAGTAGATCTCTGCTTGCACGATAACCGCATGGCTGACGCCATTATCTTGGCCATCGCAGGCGGACAAGAGCTGCTTTCTAGGACACAGGAAAAGTACTTTGCTAAGATGCAGAGCAAAATTACCAGG CTTATCACTGCAGTGGTAACAAAGAACTGGGAAGAGATTGTGCAGTCTTGTGATCTGCAGAATTGGAGAGAGGCTTTGGCTGCTGTGCTCACTTATGCCAGGCCAGATGAGTTTGCAGCCCTTTGCG ATCTCCTGGGTAACAGGCTGGAGAGCGAGGGGGACAGCCTTCTGCAGACACAGGCTTGTCTCTGTTACATTTGTGCTGGCAACGTGGAAAAACTCGTTGCTTGTTGGACCAAAGCTCAGGATGGAAACAGCCCCTTATCCCTTCAG GATTTAATAGAGAAAGTTGTAATCCTGCGCAAAGCCGTGCAGCTCACCCAGGCTGTGGACCCTAATGCTGTGGGGGCCCTTTTGGCCGAGAAGATGAGCCAGTACGCCAACCTCCTGGCTGCCCAGGGCAGCATTGCTGCAGCTTTGACCTTCCTCCCTGCAAACACCAACCAG CCAAACATCATGCTGTTACGGGACAGGCTTTGCAGAGCCCAAGGGGAGCTCCCAGTGGGACAGGAGGCCCTCAAGGCACCATATGAGAGACAGCCCATGCCCAAAGGACAAGCTGCCCCTGTGGCTGGACAGATGCAAGGGCCCCAGGCTCCAGCCCAGCAGTATTACCAACAG GGAGACaacccacctgctccagggtTTATCATGCCAGGTGCTGTTAACCCCAACATGCCACTGCAGCAAGCCACATCTTCCAATTACAGCATGTACTCGCAAGCAGGGGCCCGGCCAACGTACCCGCAGA CATATCAGGCCACACAGCAGTACTCTTGTGGAACAGGGGGACCAGCTCTCTACCAGCCTCAGCAGCCTATCGCTGTCCCTTCTTACCCAAACCCTGCCCCTAACACCACGACTCCCTACCTGCCCTCTGCCTCTGCCCATTCTGTGCCCTCCCCGCTCTACCCTGGGCAGCCTCAACCCTCCCCAACAAGCCTGAATCccatctcttccttccctcttcctccttctgctgCATCCTTTCAGCATGGCAGGCCAGGACCTCCAGCAACTTCTGTGGCCTATGCATTACCTGCTGGACCAACAG GGCCTCAGAATGGCTGGAATGACCCTCCCGCCCTGAACAGAGCTGCCAAGAAGAAGAAG gtccCTGATAACTTCCTGCCCCCAGTTCCCATCACCTCCCCCATCATGAACCCGCTGGCAGATCCACAGTCTCAGATGCAGCAGCCTCCGGCTCCAGCACCACCCACAGTTGCACCCAGCTTCCAGCCTCCGCACCTCCCTGCAGGACAGCTGGTGCTACAGGGTGGCTACCCACCTGCTTCCCAGCCCCTGGGGCCATGCATCATGCCACCTGCTGTTTCCAAACCCAGCACAGAGGGGGCCCCTGGGGCCCCAATTGGCAATGCCATCCAG CATGTGCAGGCACTGCCAACAGAGAAGATTACAAAGAAGCCCATCCCTGAGGAGCACCTTATTCTGAAGACTACGTTTGAAGCTCTTATCCAGAGGTGCCTGCTGTCTGCCTCTGATCCG caaacCAAGAGGAAACTAGATGATGCAAATAAACGCCTGGAATTTCTATATGACAAACTTAGGGAACAGACA CTCTCTCCAACCATCATTAGCGGTTTGCACAACATTGTGAAGAGCATTGAAACACACAACTATCAGGAGGGACTGAACATCCACACGCACATAGTCAGCACCAGCAACTTCAGCGAGACCTCTGCTTTCATGCCCGTTCTGAAAGTTGTCCTCACCCAGGCCAATAAGCTGGGTGTTTGA